The following are from one region of the Thermoplasmata archaeon genome:
- a CDS encoding DUF438 domain-containing protein, which yields MSEEKNKRLEEEVSLIKEKLKELHGNKNVDRAKDELKNILMSVKPWEIPIIEQSLIKEGVTITQIAHMCNLHVELFREELVSSLGLKGLPIWHPLDILLKENDELLKDSEKITLYLKYLEEAKGKEQEEKIRELKAHLVSLFNLKKHYFKQQMLLFPYLERRGLSAVPRVLWTKEDEILETLKNSLALFNKNTENIENASLKNKLTELASAISDQIFRENNILYPTCWALFTEGEWAMIHNQAELIGNYKVNAPAGSWKSNAKPVYPYEVDGSLKDEQILKLPEEMKNILTMMPAETDTFTPAKEGTLKLDEGYLYLEEIESILKTLPFELTFIDREDRLRYFTATENMLFLRTRTTIGRKVELCHPPMSVHMVKKIIEDFRAGTRNIAEFWINMGGKMVHIRYFPVRNKDGEYLGTLEVVQDISEIQKLEGERRLIDLK from the coding sequence ATGAGCGAGGAAAAAAATAAAAGATTGGAAGAAGAAGTAAGTCTGATAAAAGAGAAGCTCAAAGAGTTGCATGGCAACAAGAATGTAGACCGTGCAAAAGACGAACTGAAGAACATCTTGATGTCTGTGAAACCATGGGAAATTCCAATCATAGAACAGTCTCTGATAAAAGAGGGTGTTACTATTACACAGATAGCACATATGTGCAATCTTCACGTAGAGCTTTTTAGAGAAGAACTGGTATCGAGCCTCGGTTTAAAAGGGTTGCCGATATGGCATCCTCTTGACATACTATTAAAAGAAAATGATGAGTTGCTCAAAGACAGTGAAAAGATTACACTATATTTAAAATACCTAGAAGAAGCAAAAGGCAAAGAGCAAGAAGAAAAGATCAGAGAACTGAAAGCACATCTGGTCTCGTTATTCAACCTGAAAAAACATTATTTTAAACAACAGATGTTGCTATTTCCATATCTTGAAAGAAGAGGACTTTCAGCAGTGCCTAGAGTGCTCTGGACCAAAGAAGATGAGATTTTAGAAACTTTAAAAAATTCTTTGGCATTGTTCAACAAAAACACTGAAAATATCGAAAATGCATCTTTAAAAAATAAACTAACAGAGCTTGCAAGCGCGATCAGTGACCAGATTTTCAGAGAGAATAACATACTGTATCCTACTTGCTGGGCATTATTCACTGAAGGAGAATGGGCCATGATTCACAATCAAGCAGAGCTGATAGGGAACTACAAAGTAAATGCTCCTGCAGGGAGCTGGAAATCAAATGCAAAGCCTGTTTATCCATATGAAGTAGACGGATCTCTAAAAGATGAACAAATTTTAAAATTGCCAGAAGAGATGAAGAACATATTGACGATGATGCCGGCTGAAACTGACACTTTTACGCCTGCAAAAGAAGGAACTTTAAAGTTAGATGAAGGATATCTTTATCTTGAAGAGATTGAATCTATATTAAAGACTCTGCCTTTTGAGCTTACATTCATAGACCGGGAAGACAGACTTAGATATTTTACAGCTACTGAAAACATGCTATTTCTCAGAACCAGAACTACGATCGGGAGGAAAGTAGAGCTTTGCCATCCGCCAATGAGTGTGCATATGGTAAAAAAAATAATTGAAGATTTCAGAGCAGGAACTAGAAATATAGCAGAGTTCTGGATTAATATGGGTGGGAAAATGGTACATATTCGATATTTTCCAGTAAGAAACAAGGACGGAGAGTATCTTGGAACTCTAGAAGTAGTGCAGGATATTTCAGAGATACAGAAATTAGAAGGAGAAAGGAGACTGATAGACCTGAAATAG
- a CDS encoding sulfite exporter TauE/SafE family protein, whose protein sequence is MFDITSLQIILSVISGLIVGFSLGLIGGGGSILAIPLLIYFVGFDHPHIVIGTTALAVSINAFLNLVPHARKKHVNFKKGVLFSIPGIIGVLIGAELGLLTPGSKLLFIFAILMIAIAVYMLKRKCVDVAVEPTHKESYGKLLAIGLLVGFASGFFGIGGGFLIVPGLIYAGALNIIQAVGTSLVSVGVFGLVTAVRYSLNGDVNLIISALYIVGGIFGGWVGTYYASKVSKRLLTKIFAVIIILVAIYMIYMNLTAFL, encoded by the coding sequence ATGTTTGATATAACCAGTCTCCAGATAATTCTCTCTGTGATCTCGGGCTTGATTGTGGGGTTCTCTCTGGGGTTGATAGGTGGTGGAGGTTCGATACTTGCAATACCTTTGCTCATATACTTTGTAGGATTTGACCATCCTCACATAGTTATAGGCACAACTGCTCTGGCAGTGAGCATTAACGCGTTTTTGAATCTTGTGCCACATGCACGAAAAAAGCATGTGAACTTCAAAAAAGGTGTTTTATTCAGCATACCTGGCATCATAGGTGTTCTTATAGGCGCAGAATTAGGGCTTTTAACGCCTGGCAGTAAGCTATTGTTTATCTTTGCAATTTTGATGATAGCAATTGCAGTATACATGCTAAAAAGAAAATGTGTTGATGTGGCAGTAGAACCAACACATAAAGAATCATATGGAAAGTTGTTAGCTATAGGATTACTTGTTGGATTTGCTTCTGGATTTTTCGGTATTGGCGGCGGATTCTTGATTGTGCCCGGGCTCATATATGCTGGTGCATTAAATATAATACAAGCAGTCGGCACTTCATTGGTATCTGTAGGCGTATTTGGGCTTGTTACGGCTGTAAGATATTCGCTGAACGGAGATGTGAATCTTATCATTTCTGCACTTTACATTGTTGGTGGTATATTTGGAGGCTGGGTCGGCACATACTATGCATCTAAAGTGTCCAAGAGATTGCTCACAAAAATATTTGCAGTAATAATCATCCTGGTTGCAATCTATATGATATATATGAACCTCACTGCGTTCTTATAA
- a CDS encoding DsrE family protein codes for MAKILVMVLSGKSNIQAEMVAFNFSVNAVKNAHAEIEILFLGQGVQAANKKQANSQQFKDQIENAIKTGIPVKACSVSLKNEGLSESDIFSDVSLVLGGVETNQKIEEGYTVITF; via the coding sequence ATGGCAAAAATACTGGTAATGGTTCTATCTGGAAAAAGCAACATTCAAGCAGAAATGGTAGCTTTTAATTTTTCTGTAAATGCTGTAAAAAATGCACATGCTGAAATCGAGATACTGTTTTTAGGGCAGGGAGTGCAGGCTGCAAATAAAAAACAGGCGAATTCACAGCAATTCAAAGATCAGATTGAAAATGCGATAAAGACTGGCATTCCCGTAAAAGCATGTTCTGTGAGTTTAAAAAATGAGGGTTTGTCAGAGTCTGACATATTTTCAGATGTGAGTCTTGTGCTGGGTGGAGTTGAAACAAACCAGAAAATAGAAGAAGGGTATACCGTAATAACATTCTGA
- a CDS encoding YeeE/YedE thiosulfate transporter family protein: MPSESEKKDIKILLVATAILFIVSLFMVFGGVYMQDILHVNKAPLLLGIVAGILLAIPLELWNFSDPDTLYRIMAFQDRFMFVCFGFAIGLGAILLYALNLIVPSPNFGIKDFFIPGIIIGGIIFGAGVGVAGYFPGTVWIGLGQGRRDAIWALLGGLLGAFTWSVIFGPAKAFFWNTLNYGPITWASIFGITSKIGIFGVALIFGIILLLIFLILPRYPGEKVKDSCGSHILGLSKNVVRFDDLIKEEKEKYPNARSFVTRITNESSIWNARYVIWLGAEFTIAAVAVIILHQIFGESTTYSWIGAQLSYLANPTWAASNPYFELFGGLHIINGVAVNNPFSEIGWEPFSDLGTFLGGLISATIISKRFMKYKSQIPKVWEHRFGTSKSKRAIGAFIGTYMVLFGARMANGCASGHILSGNIQMAISSFVFMVVVLLSSWVVLYGMLRLKINKRGYR; the protein is encoded by the coding sequence ATGCCTTCTGAAAGTGAAAAAAAAGATATAAAGATACTTTTAGTGGCTACAGCGATACTATTCATAGTATCTCTGTTTATGGTTTTTGGCGGTGTATATATGCAGGATATCTTGCATGTGAACAAAGCTCCGTTATTGCTCGGTATTGTGGCAGGTATTTTATTAGCAATACCGCTGGAGCTATGGAACTTTTCAGATCCGGATACACTGTATAGAATAATGGCATTTCAGGACCGTTTCATGTTTGTCTGTTTCGGTTTTGCAATAGGTTTAGGTGCAATACTGCTTTATGCACTGAATCTGATCGTGCCAAGCCCAAACTTTGGAATTAAAGATTTTTTTATTCCAGGCATAATCATAGGAGGAATAATTTTCGGCGCAGGTGTTGGTGTAGCAGGTTATTTTCCAGGAACAGTATGGATTGGACTTGGACAGGGGCGCAGAGATGCAATATGGGCATTATTAGGAGGGCTGTTAGGAGCATTTACATGGTCTGTTATATTTGGTCCTGCTAAAGCGTTTTTCTGGAACACTCTGAACTATGGTCCTATCACATGGGCTAGTATATTCGGGATTACATCTAAAATAGGAATATTTGGAGTGGCACTGATCTTTGGAATAATATTACTGCTAATATTTTTGATATTGCCACGGTATCCAGGAGAGAAGGTAAAAGATTCTTGTGGATCTCATATACTGGGATTGAGCAAAAACGTAGTTAGATTTGATGACTTAATAAAAGAAGAAAAAGAAAAATATCCAAATGCAAGATCTTTTGTAACAAGAATTACTAATGAAAGCAGTATATGGAACGCCAGATACGTAATATGGTTAGGTGCAGAATTTACGATTGCGGCAGTGGCTGTAATAATACTGCACCAGATATTTGGAGAGTCAACAACCTATTCCTGGATCGGTGCACAGTTATCTTATCTGGCCAATCCAACATGGGCAGCTTCAAATCCTTATTTTGAACTGTTTGGCGGCTTGCACATAATAAATGGAGTGGCAGTAAACAATCCGTTCAGCGAAATTGGTTGGGAACCGTTCTCAGATCTAGGCACCTTTTTAGGGGGTCTTATATCTGCAACTATAATATCGAAAAGATTTATGAAATACAAGTCTCAGATTCCAAAAGTATGGGAGCATAGATTTGGAACAAGCAAAAGCAAGAGGGCTATAGGTGCATTTATAGGTACTTATATGGTGCTGTTTGGCGCAAGAATGGCAAATGGCTGTGCTTCAGGGCATATACTTAGCGGAAACATACAGATGGCCATATCCAGCTTTGTGTTCATGGTTGTTGTATTGTTGAGCTCATGGGTTGTGTTGTATGGAATGCTGAGATTGAAAATTAACAAGAGAGGGTACAGATAA